In Molothrus aeneus isolate 106 chromosome 3, BPBGC_Maene_1.0, whole genome shotgun sequence, a single genomic region encodes these proteins:
- the SNRPB2 gene encoding U2 small nuclear ribonucleoprotein B'' encodes MDIRPNHTIYINNINDKIKKEELKRSLYALFSQFGHVVDIVALKTMKMRGQAFVIFKELGSSTNALRQLQGFPFYGKPMRIQYAKTDSDIISKMRGTFADKEKRKEKKKAKTLEQSANAPNKKVTQGATQNSASASGTTPQNQVPDNPPNYILFLNNLPEETNEMMLSMLFNQFPGFKEVRLVPGRHDIAFVEFENENQAGAARDALQGFKITPSHAMKITYAKK; translated from the exons ATGGACATCAGGCCGAACCACACCATCTACATCAACAACATCAATGACAAGATCAAGAAGGAAG AGCTGAAGAGGTCCCTGTACGCGTTGTTCTCACAGTTTGGTCATGTGGTCGACATTGTGGCTTTAAAAACTATGAAGATGAGAGGACAGGCATTTGTTATATTTAAAGAACTTGGATCATCTACCAATGCTTTGAGACAGCTACAAGGCTTTCCGTTTTATGGGAAACCAATG cgTATTCAGTATGCAAAAACAGACTCTGATATAATCTCTAAAATGCGTGGGACATTTGCtgataaggaaaaaagaaaggaaaagaagaaagctaAAACTCTGGAACAGTCAGCAAATGCACCAAATAAAAAGGTTACCCAG GGAGCAACACAGAATTCAGCCAGTGCCTCAGGGACTACACCACAGAATCAG GTGCCTGATAACCCGCCAAACTATATCCTTTTCCTTAATAATTTGCCTGAGGAAACAAATGAGATGATGCTGTCCATGTTATTTAATCA GTTTCCCGGATTCAAAGAAGTACGCTTAGTGCCAGGGCGCCATGACATCGCATTTGTGGAGTTTGAAAATGAGAACCAAGCAGGGGCTGCTCGAGACGCTCTCCAAGGATTCAAGATCACTCCATCTCATGCCATGAAAATCACTTATGCGAAGAAATAG